Proteins from one Ipomoea triloba cultivar NCNSP0323 chromosome 1, ASM357664v1 genomic window:
- the LOC116022798 gene encoding ethylene-responsive transcription factor RAP2-1-like, translating to MEGSGGAAEKRKHSRQSQQEKPYRGIRMRKWGKWVAEIREPNKRSRIWLGSYSSPVAAARAYDTAVFHLRGPSARLNFPDCIARDDQLRDLSAADIRKKATEVGARVDALQSALHASAAEPTSPTLNQNRVVLFKPDLNEYPSPESSEEDI from the coding sequence ATGGAAGGATCGGGAGGAGCCGCCGAGAAGAGGAAGCACAGCCGGCAAAGCCAGCAGGAGAAGCCGTACAGAGGGATCCGCATGAGGAAGTGGGGGAAGTGGGTCGCCGAGATTCGCGAGCCGAACAAGCGCTCCAGGATTTGGCTCGGCTCCTACTCCTCCCCCGTCGCCGCCGCCCGCGCCTACGACACCGCCGTCTTCCACCTGCGCGGCCCCTCCGCCCGCCTCAACTTCCCGGACTGCATCGCCCGCGACGACCAGCTCCGCGACCTCTCCGCCGCTGACATCCGAAAGAAAGCTACTGAGGTCGGAGCCCGCGTCGACGCCCTCCAGTCGGCTCTCCATGCATCCGCGGCCGAGCCGACCTCCCCGACCCTCAACCAGAACCGGGTCGTCCTGTTCAAACCCGACTTGAATGAGTACCCTAGCCCCGAAAGCTCCGAGGAAGATATCTAA